TATCTACAGACTTTGAGTGAACATTACGAAACACCccagtatataaaattaagAGATATGGTATGGTTTCTTATGGGACAACTGTCTACTAGAGACcaaatgtgaaaataaattgaaagtaaaatatatactgCAAGTCTTATATAAACGTGTAGTTAATTTCACGGATAATCACATGTCATAggttctacaaaaaaaaaaagagaacaatACAAACTTTAGGAACTTAACGCTTAGTTTTCTTTCTGagttattttgataaatgataTAGCCATCTTTAAACCTATTAATATTGAAtaatactttttatacattattttcttttcagatgGTAAATTACTCAGAAGCCATGAATTTATCTGacattcaattttttaacacaataaactTTTCACTGGAACAGTACCTGCAGGTAACAGCAGATCTCCAGTCAGAGTCCTGGTTTGAAGACACAACACAAGGGATATTCATTATGATATTCAGTCTATTAGTGGTCGTTGGATTTACCGGAAATTTATTAATGTGTTGCGTGATCATACGGAAACACGTCAAGTCTCGACAGAActtgttcattttaaatttagCCGTTTCCGATATTTTTACATGCGTTTTTAGTATTCCATTTACAGCAGTTAGACTTTTAACGAAAAACTGGCCTTTAGGGGACATTATGTGTAAACTTGTTCCGACACTTCAGGCTGTGTATGTATTCGTATCAACATTTACAGTTTTAGGAATTGCAATTGACAGATATTATGCCATCGTCCAGTGCACAAGTAGGTCGTCCAAAAAGTCTAACTTGATTTATGCTTTTCCTACTCTGTGGATGATATCCTTTGCCTTAGCTCTGCCAATGTTTATTTCCCATGGCGTGGAAACAGTAGAAGTCATTCCAGATCATCaaattcatttacatttttgtatggAGAATTGGAGGTCACAATCATTTAGACAGTTTTATGCTGTTTTGATATTAATAATACAGTTTGGGTTGCCTTTAATAGTTGTTGGAGGTCTTCATattcttatttgtaaatttatgtGTTTGAGACTTAGACTGCAACCAGCTTGTTTTAGCAACAGTCAACGAAAACAACCAAGAAGTGTGATGCGTCACAGAAAAAATGTTATTCTTTTAACTGCAGCCTCTTTGTCATTTGTTGTCACGTGGTTGCCATGGGCTATTATAAACCTACTGGCAGACGTGAATTATAAGATTTTTGAAGGAGTTGATTTTCTATTATTACATACAATTACGCATGCATTTGCAATGCTGTCAGTATGTATAAACCCTTTAGTTTATGGTTGGTTTAACACGGCCATTAGGCGTGGCATCGAGATAATGATATTCCAGAAGAACTATGGCCTTGAACAATCGACAAGATTTACAACAGTCGGAACAGACAGAAAATCATCAAAAGTATGATATGATGTGTTCaaataaaatgtcttaaaaCTTCCTCTTGGTTGTTTTACAATGATACAGAACATTGCAATCATAGTAAtatcatttaaatcaaaatgatttttatattcgacagtttattttcaagtaaAAAGATAAGATAATGTTTCCATTAGCAGGTCTCTATTACCATTCCAACCCTGCTTAAATGCTACAAATAAGTTGTATATAAAGCATTTAATAAGAATaatgaaagaaatataaaatcaattaattcAATTTAGAACATTTTGTTCCATTTAAATGAAGGGTTTTGCGGAGAATGAATTccttctatattttttttttaaagatatgttgaaattaacaaacaaaagtatTGCAACTTCAATATTATACACACAGCACTTCGATTTCTGTAGAGTGGTCCATCAATGTAACACAATAGCTATTATATgacataccacatcttaatGGTTTTCTATTGACGAAGACTGTATATTGCCCGCTAGATGACATTTGGTTATCTGTGTTCAACTTGTCTTCTTTCATTCATAAAGACGATTAATTGAGATATCaattcaacaaaacaaaaagctcGGAAAGTCATTGATAGAAATGATAAATGATACAAATGATCAGTAAGTAACTAAACAAACGAGACTTAAAAATGATGGAAATACATCTACATCTGGTAGCGTATATGAACTTTACTGATAAAAGTTTAACATACGGATGAATGTGAGGGATATTAATGTTTGCTGCcggaaataaaacaaacattttgcatTTCCAGGTGACTGCTTACTattaacatttcaaacaaaaaatatataactttgtgTGTTGTTCAGTTTGTTACAGAATCAGAACATGTTTAGATCGGACATGCACAAGAACAGCTCTAATGATTCCAATACTTAAAAGAGAGTTCCCGTTACTTCATCAACAACGGATTAATCAAACCAGATCATAAAATGAATATATCAATTTTGAACATATTGAATCTGCTGGTATAAAATAAACTCatgatagataccaggactaaatttagtatatacccCAGACGCGCATtgcgtctacaaaagactcatcagagacgctcgaaaccaaaaaaagttaaaaaggccaaaaaaagtatGAAGTTTCAGATGTATATAGCAAtaacatatgaaaaatatttgttatgcaATTAATAGTATATACATTAATTACAAATGCATGGGATATGAAAGTACATGTCTGTTAcctcatttaatttataaaatagacTCTACAATACCATTACTGTaatataataaattcaaaaccAAGTTTGATGGCATACGATACAGTCAGAAACAAAAGGATACTCCAGATTGTCCATTTTACTGAGCTTGGGTTCCTGAAGACAGTTATTGTAGGGTTGCTGTTTACAGGAAATCAAGTGAATACATTATTCTTAATGGTCAAGTTGGAGTATCATTTCGTATGCCATTTAGATTTGGTTTGGAGTGTATTATGTTGCAGCTGAAGAAATGGTAATTGAAAGTGAAAAAgctgaaatagcaattttgtaaCCCCGTGGATATCCTCATATCAGCCCAGTGGTCAACCACTTTGTTTTAGTATGACAAATGgttcatatttaattttctgtCATTAAAATTCAACTGTTTACCAATTTATGTTACCACTGTCCCCCGCCAAGCAGCTATAGAGGGTCGTATACAGATTTCGTACATTTTTATTTGGAATTtagtattttcttcattgatttGGTTTTCAAACTGTCTTTATTTTGGTGTAGCTAGTAAGTTTGAGTTAAACGGAAGTCTGATTTTCGAAATTATGAGGCTGTTATTTTGGTGAGATGTTGtatgtatttttcaaagatgctcagtcaaatatttatagatagCTTATAAAATacacttctttttttctctttctcttttcaataaaattcgGTAAAACTTATATTTGGCAATGTATTATATCGTGTTCCTCATGGGAACTCTCGTGCTGTTGCTATATGATCAATACCCAGGAGATGCATAAGATGGTAGAAGGCATACCAAAAATATCAGGTCAATCACTTTGATCCTGCTTCTCATATTCTTTGAGATGATGCATTAACGTTGTTATGCGTTTTCCAGTTGGTTCTTGTCGATAACACCAGAGTAAGGTGATCGTTCTTAACAAACTAAATATAGAAAACATtggtataccggtgttcaaaattcgtaaatcgattgagagaaaaaaagtctggataacaaaataaaaccaagaGAAGTACATTACCTATTAGAGGATAACAAAGGAGTAACAAGAACACTGAACTGCTATAAAATCCAACgcaaacatacatagaaacgaaccaTTTGATAGCAACTGccttattcctgacttggtataacACATTTTAAGAAATACATATTGGGTTAAATATtgttctaatatgacgtccttattacgctttgtaaacaaagccgtgttctaatgagcataaacatatgtttgacacatgtgCACAAACTTACTGTgtatattaacgttatttccGTCGTTATCCTTTAATTgtatacatttaagcagctataaacttttattatatatttttgaaaacaacatatttttaccctgctcgtagtttttaaacttatcaaatttgaaatgtaatgCACAGACTCATCGGGGAGGGAATGggaaaagccaaacatttttacggtattttcgtacgcttcggCCTgtaaaaatactgtttttgtcctattagaatcgaaataattccttcgtgtcatgctctatgctcattttaacatgggtatgcattatattttaccacattttacacctcgctaacgctcagtgtaaaatatcgacaaatataatgcctacccatgttaaaatgagcatagagcatggcacgAAGGAagtatttcttaaataaaccaTCTAAACCTCCCGCTTATAtgacaatgttttaaaatattgctaaaaagaaaacaagacgTTAaagaaatacagcacaaacacacACTAGAACACTCATCACAGAGAAATGCACAAACATGTAAGATATTAGTTGACACAACATGCAAACACATTACAACAACAACATCTTCCATCAACTACAGACATGTTCTCCCATGTACATTTGGTTTCTATACTTATCGAGATTAACAGTGGAATGAAAACgagttaaataaaatatgcttacttaATGTACATGTGTCTTTCCCATTACAGGAAGCTCGATGTGGGTTGCCATTCTTTCTCCAATTAACCATACATAATCTGCAGTGTACATTGAAGTCTGTGTTTAAACGTTTTACCAAATATAACTAAATGAAAGACTGCTTTTGAAGCTGTGATGAATATCATCTAGTCAGTTACCTCAAACGCATGGTAAatctattttatcaaaatatattaacaactaaataaactcatcataaacgCCTGGACTCAAATACGCGCATTTGTTGTACAGAAGACTTATCATGGACTCTCTAATAAAAACAGTTCAAacgcaaaataaagtacaaaagtGAAGAGCTTCGAGGATctgaatgattttacaagatAATGCAAACTTTTTCTAGGGGTGAAAATCAAGTACAAGGTAGAAGAATGATATGGTATCCAGACAAATTGAAATTGTTCTATTGAGTACAATTTTTGCGACTGTCATTATGAATATAGCACACTTTCTATGTGTAAAAATATTAGTATTCAAATACAATTTCGTTCAAATGCTAATAATGGGTTTTAGGCTTTGGTCAGATACAATCAATTTAAACTAGGACATTAGTAGAAATGACAATTAAATCAAATACATAACACTTTATAAGATCGAAGCTTAAGTATGCGACGTTTCATCATTTATTCAATACTGGTATCTTATCACTCGTGCTGTTTTCATGTTCGCTTAATCATACTAACTCATATTACAAAATACAAGATCAAAACTTGTTTCATTAAACTGAGCATTTGATAGAGAGAAAGATAATTATATGATAGCATGGACATTCGACAAAACAGCACCCCTCTGTGATTatgatttttatacatattgtaTGTCAAAACTAATTCAAAAcggaatatttcaaattttcttgTGATTAAATTATTCTGATAGACATTAACAGTATTCGAATTTCACTCAGTGTCATCATTGATTAAGAACAAATTCTACATAACACATATAGGAGTTCTACCTATAATTTATACACCCACTATGGAATTGTCTAGTGATGGATTGGCACtttcatttatttgataaattaaacTGCAGACCGATGAGATTTCTGGAATAACACAACTAGAAtgaattgattaaaattgaaattcgTCCTAACCAGATGTATGTAGGCATGTTACATCAAACAGATACAATACGTTCACAGTACAAAACGCCAATCatacttatttaaattttatgctGGAAAATATAGGAAAAATTATATTATCTGTCATAAAAGTGGGAGGTTTTAATTAGCTATAAAAGCAGGTTTAACACACCATGTTTTGTTAAACGCAAGCAACACGCCTGTACCATAACAGGGATATAGTAGTTGTTTTCTTTTCAGTTTGATGCTTGATTTAgtataaagtttgattttataagtttttatgGGTTTTGCTCTTTTTGAAACTACTTTGGAGCtcagtatttgttttttatttagatatatacTTACCCTTTCCCGACTAAAAGAAGAATCACAAGACGACCAGTTACTGGTTTTATAACTTAAGTCTCTGATATCAGTATATGAAAATTGTATAATTGGTCAGAAGCTTACActctgtttgtttttaaataaaaaggaaatgtGTGGAGACTTTGTAAACAGTTATGGTAAGATGCGAATGACAAACTTCATTTTCTGATATTATTTGCTTTTTAATTATCATGAGTATGCCAGGTTATTCCTATACTTTCAGGAAACTAATACCgctattttaaaactatattcTTGAAAAGTGAGAGCAAAACAGGTAGCATATTATTACTTTTCTCAAAAACTTTCCATTGCCCTTAATGCAATTTATAAGGTCAATATATTAACAATCATTTCAATCAAAAATACTCTAgtcctttaataaaaaaatttcaatagtCTCTCATTCCTGCATAAAATCTATTTCGACTTAAATTTGAACGATGAACTTGTGATGTTGACGACAAATTTCacttgtgtttttttcattttgattttttaatccGACTGGTCAAGTTATTACTTGTTATTATACCGTATAgagggttattttcgcgggtgtaaaatttcgcgattttcattgaacaaggtatacgaaatatttaggcggttattattttggcggattacaaacttttattaatacctttgtatgtacacctttaatttggcggaatttattttggcgatttagttctgtccgcgaaaataagcgaaaatttgcaccccgcgaaaataacccgctatacggtagttatcaaaggtaccaggattataatttagtatgccagacgcgcgtttcgtctacataagactcatcagtgtcacttaaatcaaaatatttttaaagccaaacaaatacaaagttgaagagcattgataagTTGTGTCTAATATGGCTAacgtaatatatgcctgggataagaaaatccttagtttttcgaaaaatcccagtttttataaacaggaaatgttttaaaatgaccACAGTATAGATATTCATGTCATTGAATTATTATCGAAGTCATTTTTCTGcgaaatatttcaattaaatggttttacacaatgATCATAAATCTAGGCATTGCTATCATAacttatataatattcataaacaAATGATGGATTCAGTTTGATTCAAGGCCGTGCGGTCGCCGTTGATACATATTTAGATGGTAAAAATGTCTATAACCACTCATGCTATATCTAACTTCAAAGACCGAAATTTTTCTTAACACCTGTTCTACCgccaacaacaaaaagattaTTGTCCTCGCAGGGAAAATCCTGAACAACATCGTGTTTGTTATTAAATCATATTGCATCAACGGTTTGCTAAATGAATAAGTTATTGGCGATAAACttgaaactcaacatataccacTACATTTACAAAAGAGATATTACGAACAATCAAagattcattttgaaattttcatcaaaGGTGGAGAacgaaaaaaagaagaatttaatACGGTTTAAGTCTtgcaaaaagattaaaataacagaaatactgatctccgaggaaaattcaagacGGAAAGTCTCTAactaaatggcaaaatcaaaagctgtaactcatcaaacgaatggataacacatgtcatattcctgacttgatacagggattttctaatgtagaaaatggtggattaaacctggatTTATAgcagctaaacctctcacttgtatgacagttgcatcaaattccataaTATTGACAACGCTGCTTGAAcataacaaacagacataataggtaaagcAACATATATGATTGTTTAGTCCTTGTGCGATATGATTGTTCATTCCTGATCCTGATTTTGTTTAAACCGGATCATACCGCTAGTGACGTCACATACACAAGTATAGGGTATAGATTTCCAAAGTGTAATTTGATTGCCACGTTGTAAGAGTACATTTTAGTAACGAAGTAATATAAAACTAAGGAGATGTAGGATAATAATCAATCAGACGGCTGTCTAATTTAATGAAAATCCCAAAAATGAAAggtgaatgaaaaataaaacatatattgaatgtaaaatctatgcaatatatatttaagattCTAATGAATTCATTTACTTTATTCATGTACTATATTCcaaagttatataaaattacacattgaatttgttttcatttgactGTTATATATGAAATTGTTGATCAATCATAATTTTACGAAGACGCTAGAAATTATTCCATGCAAACGAGATTTCTACATCTTTAGAccatgtaaatgaaaaagaaattagaGAAATTGATAATATCACCTTTTATCTTGTATTGTTCTGTTCTTTTGAGCCTTGCTTTAAAAGAATgtatttaatcaatttttgctttcgtttgtttatttttcttttgtattccTTATGAAATAGTATCTAGACATATGATTCAAAGGAAGCAAATGCAAATTTGATTATCGCTCAATATGATTGATCATTACTTAGTCCAGGATATTTCCTTTGAAATATGCTAAAGTGTAGGAAGTTATAATGTATGAAACACGAGATTCTCAACAAGAAACACAGATTGAATATTTCCCTttagtttaatattttcaatatttcggTAAGAAATTCTTGAATATCTTAATATGAGTAGCTTCGTAGATATATCCAACCGAACATATATATAATGGGTTAATTATTCATCCGTAAAGTAAAGCGCAATAGACAGACCAAAGGACAAACTAAAACCTCATACATGTTCCTCTAACCTAAACACCatgttataaatatgaaaatgaaaataaacttatGTTGGGGTATTTATAAATAGTGtataatttatgt
Above is a window of Mytilus trossulus isolate FHL-02 chromosome 4, PNRI_Mtr1.1.1.hap1, whole genome shotgun sequence DNA encoding:
- the LOC134716874 gene encoding neuropeptide Y receptor type 5-like, yielding MANLTDRMVNYSEAMNLSDIQFFNTINFSLEQYLQVTADLQSESWFEDTTQGIFIMIFSLLVVVGFTGNLLMCCVIIRKHVKSRQNLFILNLAVSDIFTCVFSIPFTAVRLLTKNWPLGDIMCKLVPTLQAVYVFVSTFTVLGIAIDRYYAIVQCTSRSSKKSNLIYAFPTLWMISFALALPMFISHGVETVEVIPDHQIHLHFCMENWRSQSFRQFYAVLILIIQFGLPLIVVGGLHILICKFMCLRLRLQPACFSNSQRKQPRSVMRHRKNVILLTAASLSFVVTWLPWAIINLLADVNYKIFEGVDFLLLHTITHAFAMLSVCINPLVYGWFNTAIRRGIEIMIFQKNYGLEQSTRFTTVGTDRKSSKV